The following are encoded in a window of Dictyostelium discoideum AX4 chromosome 6 chromosome, whole genome shotgun sequence genomic DNA:
- a CDS encoding MAST family protein kinase — protein MYIYINNEIEELIECAKKIPILNNNENGNDHNKSISKLITIFKSKQRSRSSSFSLDTLNFNLSSSSSNSIEIDDENPYNTNNNNNSNNNNNNNNNNCNNSNNSNNNKNINSLDNIDINNNNKNNFNDCSSYSSFSSSECLSDIGNSCIDSLELFRLSDDIEEESEMIFNQVGPDRYNDLANIFSKSHKNLTILLKDINRDTLDCSECIDGSLSDNEWEKCLCCGDIHSLGDYKHVECIGKGGYGVVCKFINKKTNEIRAIKTIRKDYSALKEINTLKELGGQFTVNIFHTFLSPCKEKVLIEMEYLSGGDCAFHLNDVGVGFPEELAKQYTAETVLCLDFIHEKSIIHCDIKPNNMVIDSDGHIKLLDFGNAKKFNQKKPTSNDGILGSPRYISPEVLLFEPQSPAVDYWSLGIVMFELITGTTPFIGETPEEIFESILSRNTECIEIQKDAKDLIIKLLDPNPSTRIGSKDIKNHPYFNGINWDTIKTSQPIWKPNSSNNFITSINGCCKLINSF, from the exons atgtaCATATATATCAATA atgaaatcgaagaattaattgaatgtgctaaaaaaattccaattcttaataataatgaaaatggtaatgatcataataaaagtatatcaaaattaattacaatttttaaaagtaaacAAAGATCAAgatcttcatcattttctCTTGAcacattaaattttaatttaagtTCATCAAGTTCAAATagtattgaaattgatgatgaaaatccATATaacacaaataataataataatagtaataataataataataataataataataattgtaataatagtaataatagtaataataataaaaatattaatagtttagataatatagatataaataataataataaaaataattttaatgattgttcatcatattcatcattttcatcatcagaaTGTTTATCAGATATTGGTAATAGTTGTATTGATTCATTGGAATTGTTTAGATTATCTGATGATATTGAAGAAGAGAGTGAAATGATATTTAATCAAGTTGGACCAGATAGATATAATGATTTGgcaaatattttttcaaaatctcataaaaatttaacaatacttttaaaagatataaatagAGATACATTGGATTGTTCTGAATGTATCGATGGGTCATTATCTGATAATGAATGGGAGAAATGTTTATGTTGTGGTGATATTCATAGTTTGGGTGATTACAAACATGTTGAGTGTATTGGAAAAGGTGGTTATGGTGTAGTatgtaaatttataaataaaaaaaccaatgaAATTCGtgcaattaaaacaataagAAAAGATTATAGtgcattaaaagaaattaatacgTTAAAAGAATTGGGTGGCCAATTTACTGTAAATATATTTCACACTTTCTTATCACCTTGCAAAGAGAAGGTGTTGATTGAAATGGAGTATTTATCCGGTGGCGATTGTGCCTTCCATTTAAatgatgttggtgttggcTTCCCGGAAGAATTAGCAAAACAATATACTGCTGAAACTGTTCTGTGTTTAGATTTTATTcatgaaaaatcaataatacaTTGTGATATTAAACCTAATAATATGGTAATCGATAGTGATGgtcatataaaattattagattttGGAAATgcaaaaaaatttaatcaaaaaaagccAACTTCAAATGATGGTATACTtg gatCACCAAGATATATTTCACCagaagttttattatttgaaccaCAAAGTCCTGCTGTTGATTATTGGTCATTGGGAATAGTAATGTTTGAATTGATAACTGGAACAACACCATTTATCGGTGAAACACCTGAAGAAATTTTTGAAAGTATATTATCAAGAAACACTGAATGCattgaaattcaaaaagatgctaaagatttaattataaaattattagatcCAAATCCTTCAACTAGAATTGGTTCAAAGGATATTAAAAATCACCCATACTTTAATGGTATTAATTGGGATACAATTAAAACATCCCAACCAATTTGGAAACCAAActcatcaaataattttattacaagTATTAATGGTTgttgtaaattaattaattcattttaa
- the pcp gene encoding hypothetical protein: protein MSETFIHSVSENQIIVNDLENNNDYDNEDNVFIDSSVYNQECFMEILKKLEDGKPIHEVVRFTSHSSYTHTIVKTIQGLFLYVVLKSVNIYGSYYDFQRYIGPSMMIGTYACPLYRVQYRINKNDSTGAIIKYSNNLDECETYFNHLCKVFNVLTKRLSLNSICCGVGLSDSFYLMNTKTIKKSSRTRISFIIGNSKYSQHRKLDGVINDVNSFYCALLGCSFHSDNIVWLIDSDLRTFYDKWYTFLQLVQSFQSYIEVVVYYAGHGRSDNGNLKLIMTDGNPVQLSIIASTLTESIKNSDSLCLFIVDCCRDGENVLPFHYPIESFDDKKNIAVLFACKYGELSYESLELNAGIFTRSFVKTITERKNNNISTICNLTDIAIKRIYKNYSGCSLIGNFDCSLLEF from the coding sequence atgtctGAAACATTTATTCATAGTGTATcagaaaatcaaataatagtaaatgatttagaaaataataatgattatgataatgaagataatgTATTTATTGATTCTAGTGTATATAATCAAGAATGTTTTATGGAAATACTTAAAAAGCTTGAAGATGGAAAACCAATTCACGAGGTTGTACGATTTACAAGTCATTCATCATATACACATACTATTGTTAAAACAATTCAAGGCCTATTTTTATATGTGGTTTTAAAAAGTGTTAATATCTATGGTAGTTACTATGATTTTCAGAGATACATCGGTCCATCAATGATGATTGGCACATATGCATGTCCACTCTACAGAGTGCAATACAGaatcaataaaaatgattccACTGGTGCCATAATCAAATActcaaataatttagatgAATGTGAAACTTACTTCAATCATTTATGTAAAGTTTTTAATGTGTTAACTAAAAGACTATCATTAAACTCGATTTGTTGTGGCGTTGGGTTATCTGATTCATTCTATTTAATGAATactaaaactattaaaaaatcatcacGAACTAGAATATCATTCATTATTGGTAATTCGAAATATTCACAACATAGGAAACTTGACGGTGTAATAAATGACGTCAATTCATTCTACTGCGCATTACTAGGCTGTTCTTTTCATAGTGATAATATCGTTTGGCTAATCGACTCAGATTTGAGAACATTTTATGATAAATGGTATACATTTCTACAACTAGTTCAATCATTTCAATCGTATATTGAAGTGGTTGTATATTATGCTGGTCATGGTAGAAGtgataatggtaatttaaaattaataatgaccGATGGCAATCCTGTGCAATTGTCAATAATTGCATCAACCTTGACAGAGTCTATTAAAAACAGTGATAGTTTATGTTTGTTTATCGTAGATTGTTGTAGAGATGGGGAGAACGTTTTACCATTTCATTATCCAATCGaatcatttgatgataaaaaGAATATCGCAGTTTTATTCGCTTGTAAATATGGTGAACTTTCTTATGAATCTTTAGAATTAAATGCTGGTATTTTCACACGTTCTTTTGTTAAAACTATTACTGaaagaaaaaacaacaatatttCAACAATTTGTAACTTGACAGACATtgcaattaaaagaatttataaaaactatAGTGGTTGTAGtttaattggtaattttGATTGCTCATTATTGGAATTTTGA
- the sgmB gene encoding metallophosphoesterase domain-containing protein: protein MKVKAPILLLFVFLINFCFSIKQTQQQNFDITIDNNNYNNNNNNNKNEIINNNNKNNNNLNDEYFEKLGYDTNGTKCDICKFGINQVQKMIASKQGIEDISKYAIDLCTYLHIEKAEVCNGLIPLFANMTYNVLSYPTVTGEYVCGFVGFCPYVPRNSSNIINFPKPKPPHVPPVAPSPNSPTMKILHISDIHVDPVYESGMNADCGEPLCCRAPNGPGVGEKAAGEWGHYLCDINMKMVESMFEFIDQEFGEDIDIVFWTGDNPPHDIWEQTYDSQINASQLVTNLVKKYFGSTAKVFPAIGNHESLPVNSFPLPPGSSWIFNALSYDWSDWVNVDEQVANLQYGGYYTLPVQSGLRVISLNMNWCNNGNLYLAENSTDPANMLQWIVDTLQASEDIGEKVYLVGHIPPGIPDCIDSWSEQLLQIVNRYEDTILASFYGHTHRDEFSVYYTQSDENDPSSPMRASNVIYTTPSVTTYQHQNPSFRIFTVDSNTGYLMESSTYHTDLSQANLNGKPTWLLEYNTTNTYNIPNLTPISMDLAIQNINSSNSMLEDYHVHYYSASPYPESKPCTSISCKLDYICKMKSAAYLKYYECIHHEVNNYLLNESDDDSIKSHKKLNILLDLNNYLNNEVLKSC, encoded by the exons atgaaagtaAAAGCACcaatattacttttatttgtatttttaataaatttttgtttttcaataaaacaaacccaacaacaaaattttgatataactatagataataataattataataataataataataataataaaaatgaaattataaataataataataagaataataataatttaaatgatgaatatTTCGAAAAGTTAGGATATGATACAAATGGTACAAAATGCgatatttgtaaatttggAATTAATCAAGTTCAAAAGATGATTGCTTCAAAACAAGGAATTGAagatatttcaaaatatgCTATTGATTTATGTACATATTTACATATTGAAAAAGCTGAAGTT tgtAATGGGTTAATACCATTATTTGCAAATATGACATATAATGTATTATCATATCCAACAGTAACTGGTGAATATGTTTGTGGATTTGTTGGATTTTGTCCATATGTTCCAAGAAATTcaagtaatattattaatttcccaaaaccaaaaccaccTCATGTTCCACCAGTTGCACCATCACCAAATTCACCaacaatgaaaattttaCATATCTCTGATATTCATGTAGATCCAGTTTATGAGAGTGGTATGAATGCAGATTGTGGTGAACCATTATGTTGTCGTGCACCAAATGGACCAGGAGTTGGTGAAAAGGCAGCAGGAGAGTGGGGTCATTATCTATGTGATATCAATATGAAAATGGTTGAGTCAATgtttgaatttattgatCAAGAATTTGGTGAAGATATTGATATTGTATTTTGGACAGGTGATAATCCACCACACGATATTTGGGAGCAAACATATGATAGTCAAATCAATGCATCCCAATTGGTAACCAATTTAGTAAAGAAATATTTTGGATCGACTGCAAAGGTTTTCCCAGCAATTGGTAATCATGAATCACTCCCAGTCAACTCTTTCCCATTGCCACCAGGTAGCTCATGGATTTTCAATGCCCTTTCCTATGACTGGAGTGACTGGGTCAATGTTGACGAACAAGTTGCAAACCTTCAATATGGTGGCTACTACACATTGCCAGTTCAATCGGGTCTTCGTGTAATCTCGTTGAATATGAACTGGTGTAATAATGGTAACTTGTATTTGGCAGAGAATTCAACCGATCCTGCAAATATGTTACAATGGATAGTGGATACTTTACAAGCATCTGAAGATATTGGTGAAAAGGTTTATTTAGTTGGTCATATTCCACCGGGTATACCAGACTGTATCGATAGTTGGTCTGAGCAATTACTTCAAATAGTCAATCGTTATGAAGATACTATTTTAGCCTCATTCTATGGTCATACTCATAGAGATGAATTTTCAGTTTATTACACTCAATCCGATGAAAATGatccatcatcaccaatgaGAGCTAGTAATGTCATTTATACAACACCAAGTGTTACAACCTATCAACATCAAAATCCATCATTCCGTATCTTTACAGTGGATTCAAACACTGGTTATCTTATGGAATCAAGTACCTATCATACAGATCTAAGTCAGGCCAATCTCAATGGTAAACCAACTTGGTTATTGGAATATAATACAACCAACACTTATAACATTCCAAATTTAACTCCAATCTCTATGGATTTAGcaattcaaaatattaacTCTAGCAATTCAATGTTGGAAGATTATCAtgttcattattattcaGCTTCACCATATCCAGAATCAAAACCTTGCACCTCTATCTCTTGCAAATTAGATTACATTTGTAAAATGAAATCTGCAGCTTACTTAAAATATTATGAATGTATTCATCATGAAGTTaataattatcttttaaatgaatctgatgatgattcaattaaatctcataaaaaattaaatatccttttagatttaaataattatttaaataatgaagttttaaaatcttgttaa
- the abcD2 gene encoding ABC transporter D family protein: MEANFVSSALAGVQNNRSVKRSLDRLKSLFSSGQHQLNGSLGKKVFILLALGGGAFSLVKFYKAKNEGSSKQSGLIIDLKDKNSKKDKKRNVTRVDAVFFRRLAKIIRIVIPSLKSKEFLSLLYLTALLFARTMLSVSIAEIAGKNAQNLVARKWKEMRNGVLKFALVSIPASFVNASLKYETDMLALRFRKRLSEYVHKEYLEGVNFYKASHLGGADRIDNADQRVTSDIEQFCNSMSSLYTTLFKPFLDLVLFTRKLVVVMGWGSPLLMFSYFIVSGFLKKLIMPPFGRLTAKQSELEGNYRTVHQRLITNAEEIAFYDGSRKERQIINLSFGDIYNHTGYVSYLKCLVGIFDGFLVKYCASIVGYGCMVLPIYTGIRGSSGKDSTELTKDYIRNTQLMVALSQAIGQLVLLGNKVTLMAGYTSRVSELLEMIKSIKERGTSQFTIVHEDDVPNPLTNSPVNDKYDTSVDMSSWLEDWRKRSDQTRIVKRQQSNRSSASGATTVYGGGTFVEGDFIKFENVSIVSPEGKLLVENLDFQVMPNQNVMITGPNGSGKSSLFRILGELWPLHCGTVIKPRKEDILFVPQKPYLVLGTLRDQIIYPHSHDDMKKLGVTDDDLQHLLATVDPNLTIIRQWNWDDTKDWFTALSGGQKQRIAMARLFYHRPQYAILDECTSAVSDEVEGKIYETCKKLGITLFTVSHRPQLRAYHDYVLLFNGRGGWEWSKIDHDDDHLKKPLSH, encoded by the exons atggaaGCTAATTTTGTTTCCTCAGCATTAGCAGGAGTACAAAATAATAGATCTGTCAAAAGAAGTTTAGACAGATTAAAATCACTCTTTTCTTCAGGTCAACATCAATTAAATGGATCACTTGGTAAGAAAGTTTTTATCTTATTAGCATTGGGTGGCGGTGCTTTCTCATTAGTTAAGTTTTATAAAGCTAAAAATGAAG gaTCATCAAAACAAAGTggattaattattgatttaaaagataagaattctaaaaaagataaaaagagAAATGTTACAAGAGTTGATGCAGTATTTTTTAGAAGATTAGCAAAGATCATTAGAATTGTTATTCCATCATTAAAGAGTAAAGAATTCTTAAGTTTATTATATTTGACagcattattatttgcaCGTACAATGTTATCAGTATCAATTGCAGAGATTGCTGGTAAAAATGCTCAAAATCTCGTCGCTAGAAAATGGAAAGAGATGAGAAATGGTGTATTGAAGTTTGCATTGGTTTCAATTCCAGCTTCATTCGTTAATGCCTCTTTGAAATATGAAACTGATATGTTGGCATTACGTTTCAGAAAGAGATTATCAGAATATGTTCATAAAGAATATTTAGAAGGTGTAAACTTTTATAAAGCTTCTCATTTAGGTGGTGCTGATAGAATTGATAATGC tGATCAAAGAGTAACATCCGATATTGAACAATTTTGTAATTCTATGAGTAGTTTATATACAACATTATTTAAACCATTCTTGGATTTAGTTTTATTCACAAGAAAATTAGTTGTTGTCATGGGTTGGGgttcaccattattaatgTTCAGTTACTTTATTGTTTCTGGATttttgaagaaattaattatgCCACCATTTGGAAGA ttaACAGCTAAACAATCAGAATTAGAAGGTAATTACCGTACAGTTCATCAAAGATTAATTACAAATGCCGAAGAAATTGCTTTCTATGATGGTAGTCGTAAAGAAAGACAAATTATTAATCTTTCATTTGGTGATATCTATAACCATACTGGTTATGTTAGTTATCTCAAATGTTTAGTTGGTA tttttgatGGATTTTTAGTAAAATATTGTGCATCAATTGTAGGTTATGGTTGTATGGTATTACCAATTTATACTGGTATTAGAGGTAGTTCAGGTAAAGATTCAACAGAGTTAACAAAGGATTACATTAGAAATACACAATTGATGGTAGCATTATCACAAGCAATTGGTCAATTAGTATTATTGGGTAATAAGGTTACATTGATGGCAGGTTATACATCACGTGTTTCAGAGTTATTAGAGAtgattaaatcaattaaggAACGTGGTACATCACAATTTACCATTGTCCACGAGGATGATGTACCAAATCCATTAACAAACTCACCAGTGAATGATAAGTATGATACAAGTGTTGATATGTCAAGTTGGTTAGAGGATTGGAGAAAGAGATCAGATCAAACTCGTATTGTTAAACGTCAACAATCCAACAGATCATCAGCAAGTGGTGCAACCACTGTCTATGGTGGTGGTACATTTGTTGAGGGTGATTTCATCAAATTCGAGAATGTTTCAATCGTATCACCAGAGGGTAAACTTTTGGTAGAGAATTTAGATTTCCAAGTTATGCCAAATCAAAATGTAATGATCACTGGTCCAAATGGTTCAGGTAAGAGTTCACTCTTTAGAATCCTCGGTGAATTATGGCCACTTCATTGTGGTACTGTAATTAAACCAAGAAAGGAAGATATCTTATTCGTTCCACAAAAACCTTACTTGGTATTGGGTACCCTCCGTGATCAAATCATCTATCCACATAGTCATGATGATATGAAGAAATTGGGTGTCACCGATGATGATCTTCAACATCTTTTAGCAACCGTAGATCCAAATCTTACTATCATTCGTCAATGGAATTGGGATGATACCAAAGATTGGTTCACTGCCCTCTCTGGTGGTCAAAAACAAAGAATTGCCATGGCTCGTCTCTTTTATCATCGTCCACAATACGCTATTCTCGATGAATGTACAAGCGCCGTCTCTGATGAAGTCGAAGGTAAAATCTATGAAACTTGTAAAAAACTTGGTATCACTTTATTCACCGTTTCTCATCGTCCACAATTAAGAGCTTACCACGATTACGTTTTACTCTTTAATGGTAGAGGTGGTTGGGAATGGTCAAAAATTGATCATGATGatgatcatttaaaaaaaccattatCACATTAA